The following are encoded together in the Brassica napus cultivar Da-Ae chromosome A9, Da-Ae, whole genome shotgun sequence genome:
- the LOC106366532 gene encoding SPX domain-containing membrane protein At1g63010-like → MVAFGKYLQRKQIEEWRGYYINYKLMKQKVKQYAEQIRGGSQHPRHVLKDFSRMLDTQIEKTVLFMLEQQGLLAGRLSTLRETHDAVLEQPDISKIVELRESYRDVGRDLLQLLKFVELNAIGLRKILKKFDKRFGYRFADYYVKTRANHPYSQLQQVFKHVGVGAVVGAISRNLHELQENEGSFYSIYDQPVLPLQDPVVEAIKTAVDKLTNSTSFLNFLAQHALIMQDDLQTPSEDTIDERTYHFNSLLLNLGNTFLYMVNTYIIVPTADDYSMSLGAAATVCGVVIGSMAVAQVFSSVYFSAWSNKSYFKPLVFSSIALFIGNLMYALAYDANSITLLLLGRLCCGLGSARAVNRRYISDCVPLRIRMQASAGFVSASALGMACGPAIAGLLQIKFKFYKLTFNQSTLPGWVMAVAWLFYLVWLCISFKEPLRDTEEQEEQERSKRNETSSMTDRVEEGIRKPLLITSGILPDDEEDCDESEESADESRRPANSFGDAYRLLTPSVKVQLLIYFMLKYAMEILLSESSVVTSYYFGWTTSSVAIFLACLGLTVLPINILVGSYISNMFEDRQILLTSEIIVFVGILFSFNLFVPYTVPQYVISGLVMFVAAEVLEGVNLSLLSRVMSSRLSKGTYNGGLLSTEAGTLARVVADVTITLGGYLGRNHLLNATLLPSLVICIGSIVATCCTYNSLY, encoded by the exons ATGGTGGCTTTTGGGAAATATCTGCAGCGGAAACAAATCGAAGAATGGAGAGG CTATTACATCAATTACAAACTGATGAAGCAGAAAGTGAAGCAATATGCTGAACAAATACGTGGCGGATCTCAACATCCTCGCCATGTTCTCAAAGATTTCTCCAGGATGCTCGATACTCAA ATTGAGAAAACAGTCCTATTCATGTTGGAACAACAAGGGCTGCTTGCAGGGAGATTATCCACGCTGAGGGAAACGCATGATGCTGTTCTCGAGCAGCCTGACATATCAAAAATCGTGGAGCTACGTGAATCATACAGAGACGTTGGAAGAGATCTTCTACAGCTTCTGAAATTCGTTGAGCTGAACGCCATTGGTCTCCGCAAGATACTCAAGAAGTTTGACAAACGTTTTGGCTATAGATTCGCCGACTACTACGTCAAAACCAGGGCTAATCATCCTTACTCACAGCTTCAACAAGTGTTTAAGCATGTG GGGGTAGGAGCTGTTGTTGGAGCCATTTCTCGCAATCTCCATGAGCTTCAAGAAAACGAAGGAAGCTTCTATTCAATCTACGACCAACCTGTTCTTCCTCTTCAGGATCCAGTGGTTGAGGCAATTAAGACAGCAGTTGACAAGTTAACAAACTCAACGAGTTTTCTCAACTTCTTGGCACAGCATGCTCTTATCATGCAAGATGATCTCCAGACTCCTTCAGAGGACACCATCGATGAACGGACTTACCATTTTAACTCCTTGCTCCTGAACTTAGGAAACACGTTCTTGTACATGGTCAACACATACATCATCGTCCCTACAGCAGATGACTATTCCATGAGCCTTGGAGCTGCAGCTACTGTTTGTGGTGTTGTCATTGGATCTATGGCCGTGGCTCAAGTGTTCTCATCGGTTTATTTCAGCGCTTGGTCCAACAAATCTTACTTCAAACCTCTTGTGTTCAGTAGCATTGCTCTCTTTATAGGGAACTTAATGTATGCATTGGCTTATGATGCTAACTCCATTACTCTTCTCTTACTTGGCCGTCTCTGTTGTGG GCTGGGGTCAGCAAGAGCTGTGAACCGGAGATACATCAGTGATTGTGTGCCTTTGAGAATCAGAATGCAAGCATCAGCAGGCTTTGTGAGTGCTAGTGCTCTTGGAATGGCTTGTGGTCCTGCAATAGCCGGTTTACTCCaaatcaaattcaaattttacaagCTGACGTTTAACCAGTCTACTTTGCCTGGTTGGGTCATGGCTGTGGCGTGGCTGTTCTATTTGGTATGGCTATGCATTTCATTCAAGGAGCCGTTGCGTGATACAGAGGAGCAAGAGGAGCAAGAAAGAAGCAAGCGCAATGAAACAAGTTCAA TGACAGACAGAGTTGAGGAAGGTATTCGGAAGCCGTTGTTGATTACTTCAGGGATCTTGCCGGATGATGAAGAGGATTGCGATGAAAGTGAAGAATCTGCAGATGAATCTCGCAGACCTGCAAACTCTTTCGGTGATGCATACCGCCTTCTTACTCCATCTGTTAAG GTTCAACTGTTGATCTACTTCATGCTCAAATACGCAATGGAGATATTACTGTCTGAGTCTAGTGTGGTTACTTCATACTATTTTGGCTGGACAACAAGCTCCGTTGCCATCTTCTTGGCGTGCCTTGGCCTCACGGTGCTACCTATCAACATTCTTGTGGGAAGTTACATCAGTAACATGTTTGAAGACAG GCAAATCCTTTTGACATCTGAGATCATTGTCTTTGTTGGGATCCTCTTCAGTTTTAACTTGTTTGTTCCATACACTGTACCGCAATACGTGATCTCTGGTCTAGTAATGTTCGTTGCTGCTGAAGTGCTTGaag GTGTGAATCTATCATTGTTGTCGCGGGTAATGTCATCAAGGCTATCAAAAGGAACTTACAACGGAGGATTGCTGTCTACGGAAGCTGGGACGCTGGCTAGAGTTGTGGCGGATGTAACTATAACGTTGGGAGGATACTTGGGAAGAAACCATCTGTTGAATGCAACTCTGCTACCATCACTTGTCATCTGCATTGGCTCCATTGTTGCTACTTGTTGTACTTATAACTCTCTCTATTGA